One Betta splendens chromosome 5, fBetSpl5.4, whole genome shotgun sequence genomic window, CGTCCGCCCCGCGAGACTCGCTTCCCGTGCCTCTCACCCAGAGACGCTCGGGACCGGCTCCAGCGCCGCATCCGTAACAGGAAGAGGAGTGAGGATaatggatggacagatggatggaggggTGTTACAGCTTACAAATGAGGAAatggaaaagtgtgtgtggttgtggtgaGACCCTTGTTTTTAAGGCCAAATTACACTCCAGTCTGTTTTATACTGTCGAAAATGACAGTTGAATAATGGAAAGTCAGGAGGAACGAATGAGTTGGaacattcattttatattattagtTTGACACTgatgtttgttcattcattcagccaATATACAGTTTAGAGCATCCACAGGTCAGAGATCACGCGTTTGTCGACTTAAATGGGTAGCAACAATAGCAACAACGCTCCaggatcagccacttcagtggATGTGGCCTGTGAGCATGACTTTGTTTACTGCTGCGACTATGAGGCTGACCGTGAGCGAAAAGGAGCATATGTGCTCAGCAGAACTTCCTCAGGTCGATAAGGTCAACACGCACACAGTTGGTAGGAAGGTGGGAGCGGATGCACCCCCCCACGGCGCTGCCAGGCTGCCAGAAACCTGATGGCAGGTGTCTGAGTTTTATGGCCCCAGCGTGAAGGCAGCCATTACTCCACCTGTCTCCTGCAATTTAATACTCAAACTGTGTAAGGCGCAGAGGAAAAGAGCAGACATTATCACATGAAATATTATCGAGTAGATATTTCTCCATAAATCAATGACGGTCGCTCGGGATGAGGAGCTGGACCGTCTGAGGGAGCGAGTGACGGATGCTGGGAGGCGGTTATTCCCAGGCACCATCTATGAATAGATGCGGGAGAAGGTGCAGGTCCCTGCTGCCACGTCCAGGCTGGAGTGTGACCAGGTCACTGGAGGCACCGGGCGCCATCCATCCTCGCTCCCAGAGACACCGAGCTGACTCGTGTACTGTTGATCTGCCCTCAGAGGACCCTGCATGCAGGCGTCATGCAGAGCAGAGTGGAGGTATCTGCTCCGCGTTAGTTTAGCGGGACCTTGACAGCTTCGACACCCAGCCACTCGCACACGCACAACCTCAAACACGCTGGAGGCTCAACCTCATCAGGAGGAGTGAGTCAGGCCACAACAGCGccagcgggcgagcgagggagagcagGCGTTCTCTCTCCCTTTGCCTCCGTGCGTGAGCTATTACAGAAACAGATTCGTTTCAGTTGTTTAGATAATTGACACTTCCGACACTCGGCCCATCACACGAGCACAATACAATTCCCACCAAGATGGGAAAACGCAAACATCATTTCCCAACAAGTGATCTGACCACATTCTGCTATTTACAGAGAAACCGGTGCCTGATTCATTCCCAAAGACATGTTTTAGGAGTCGGTGTCGTGGAAATGACAAATTAACACAAAGGCTTAAGTTCCGCGGCTCCTCCCAGGGCTCAGCGTGATCGCCCGCTTTAATCTCTGTCAACTTCCTGGTTTTCCACCGAACCCGCAGATGTAGCGAAGATTCGCCTCACATTGGTGGGACCGTTTCCCTTAGGTCTGCATCATAAGCAGCCAGTGATTAACAGTGAAGAGCACTCACTCCCTGTATATTAAGCCTGTTGTATAATGGGCTCACGGCCAGATTTGCCGGCTGTGCCCACCCCGCGCACTTGTTCGAGAGGATCGCTGAAACCAGGCCGGTGTGTAGATAATCTAGGCGGCTCTGAGAGGAAAACATGCGGGTAATCTCCGAGGAGATGGACACGCAGCACATTAGAGAAGCAGAGTTACTGTCAGCCCTAGAGGGACAAACGCGGTTCATGCCTGTTTGAGTAAATGACTAAGTCAATATGGTGCAAAGACATCACATTACTTTTACTCATCTAAGACTTTGCTCACAGACAAACGTTTCCTCTGTGGCTGTGTTCCACCCTCTAAAAGTCTCATTGTCGTTGTTTTTTCCTAGGTTCAGAAGCTTCCTCTTCTCGACTATCGCCTGTGGATTCGAAGACACCGCCCTTCAGGGGAGCGACGGCAGCGGAGGAGGCTCGTGCTCATGAGCCCTCAcaccctgaacgcctccctgAACGCCGCCTCTGGTTTTAGCGCCGCGTGAGCGGAGAGAGCTAGCGAACGGCATGGCGCCTAGCGCGACGCGCCGCCCCCCGTTGCTCTGGCTGTGCGCGGGGCTGCTCCTCGCCCTGCCGGCGCCCGCCCGGGCCAAGGCCTGCCCCCGCTTGTGCGTGTGCGAAATCCGGCCCTGGTTCACCCCGCAGTCCACCTACAAGGAGGCCATCACGGTGGACTGCAACGACCTGAGGCTCACGCGCATCCCGGCCAACCTGTCGGCCAACGCccaggtgctgctgctccagagcaaCGCCATCTCGCGCACCGGCGGCGAGCTGGAGGCGCTGTTCAACCTGACCGAGCTGGACCTGTCCCAGAACAACTTCAGCACGGTGGAGGCCGTGGGCCTCCGTGGCATGAACCACCTCACCACCCTGCACCTGGAGGAGAATCAGATCACCAAGCTGCCGGACCGCTGTCTGGGGAACCTCTCCAACCTCCAGGAGCTCTACATGAACCACAACCAGATAAGCTCCATCGCGCCTCTGGCCTTCGCCGGCCTGCGCAGCTTGCTGCGGCTGCATCTCAACTCCAACAAGCTCAGCGTCATAGACAGCCGCTGGTTTGAAGAAACGCCCAACCTCGAGATCCTCATGATTGGGGAGAACCCAGTCATTGGCCTCCTGGACATGAACTTTAAGCCTCTGGGAAGCCTGAGGAGTCTGGTTCTAGCGGGCATGGACCTCACCGACGTCCCAGCGAATGCATTTGTGGGCCTGGATAACCTGGAAAGCATTTCGTTCTATGACAACAAACTAGTAAGAATTCCCCAACTGGCACTTCAGAAAGTTCCCAATCTGAAATTTTTGGACTTAAACAAAAATCCAGTTCACAAAATCCAGGAGGGTGACTTCAGGAACATGCTGCGTCTGAAGGAACTGGGCGTCAACAACATGATGGAGCTGGTGTCCATTGACAGATATGCGCTGGACAACCTGCCAGAGCTAACGAAGCTAGAGGCTACAAACAACCCCAAGCTGTCCTACATCCACAGGCTGGCCTTCAGGGACATGCCCTCCCTGGAGAGCCTGATGCTCAACAGCAACGCCCTGACCGCGCTTTACAAGAGCACCGTGGAGGTGCTGCCCAACCTGCGGGAGATCAGCCTGCACAGCAACCCGCTGCGCTGCGACTGCGTCATTCAGTGGATGGCCTCCAACAGGACCACGGTTCGCTTCATGGAGCCGCTGTCCATGCTCTGCGCGTCCCCGGAGGAGCTCAAGGGCCGGCGGGTCCGGGAGCTGAGGCCGCTGGAGCCCTCCGAGCAGTGCCTGCCCCTCATCTCCCACGACACCTTCCCCGGCCACGTGAGCCTGGACCTGGGCGCCAGCGTCAGCCTCGACTGCAGGGCCATGGCCGAGCCCGAGCCCGACATCTACTGGGTGACGCCCCTGGGGAGCAAAATCGCCACGGACACCGCGTCGGAGCGCTACCACCTGAGCAGCGAGGGCACCCTGCGGCTGTCCCACGTGCAGGTGGAGGATTCGGGCCATTACACGTGCGTGGCCCAGAACACGGAGGGCGCCGACACGCGGGTCGTCACCGTGCGGGTGAACGGGACCCTGCTGGACACCGCCCAGGTGATGAAGATCTACGTCAAGCAGACGGAGTCCCACTCCATCCTGGTCTCCTGGAAGGTCAACTCCAACGTGATGTCGTCCAACCTCAAGTGGGCGTCGGCCACCATGAAGATCGACAACCCGCACATCACCTACACCGCCCGCGTCCCCGTCGACGTCCACGAGTACAACCTCACCCACCTGCAGCCGGCCACCGAGTACGAGGTGTGCCTCACCGTCTCCAACGTCCACCTGCAGACGCACAAGTCCTGCGTCAACGTGACCACGCGCGGCGCCACCTTCTCCCTGGACCTGTCGGAGCAGCACCCGAGCGCGGCCGTGCTCGCCGTCATGGCGGCCATGCTGGCCTTCCTCAGCCTGGCCACGGCGGCCATCTACACGGCGCGCCGGTGGAAGCGGAAGAACTACCACCACTCCCTGAAGAAGTACATGCTGAAGACGTCGTCCATCCCCCTCAACGAGCTCTACCCGCCGCTCATCAACCTCTGGGAggctgacggggacaaggacaaggacggcggcgccgaggcGAAGCCCTCCCCCGTGGACACCACGCGTAGTTATTACATGTGGTGAAGGTTCGGTGACGAGGCCTGGCCGCCTCTCAcgcagcacaaaaacacacacttttgcCATTTTGGCGCAAAAGTCGGATAAagttgcaaatgtttttttgtattgtcAGCTTTGCTAATAAGGAGCAGAGTGATCACCGACAGGATTTTTATTAGTATAGCGTATCGCCTTCGTTTGGTTTTTCCTATCTAAGTGTTTGGGACTCCTCAACATGGCAGCTGTATTTAGCCTCCAGGTCGTCTTAGTTGCTATGCTCTGTTTCCGTGGCACATTTCGGACTCACTTTCCTTTGGGTTAATAATCCAGCGGTGGTGTTGGAGTGTTGTTGAATAGAGACCAGTGTTTCTTTGTTCTGTAAAGCAGGTCATCTGTGCACCGATAGATCGTGAAGTTTGTATTAACTTCACTTAAAGGCTGACAGTGGGGTTTAGACTTGTTCAACCGTCTACTGAGTGTTAGCAATTGTGCAGTAATGTTGTATCAACTATAACTTTGAACTTTCTCTTTTAAATTCCAAGAGAATAGGATTTTAGTTTGCTGGTAAGTGTAATGTTAAAGCTAGGAATACCAACATATATACTTTTTAAGTGAACTAGAAATTTTTGGGTTAATTTTCCATTTACTTGTTTTGCTAGACTTTGATTTGCTAAATGCTTAGTTTATTATTTCCGTGTGTAACATGCATACagaagaaatgaaaataaagaattTTGAGTTGTTTTGCagattttgtctttgtttaattcCTTTTTTGTCTAACAGGTGTGTACtttagacagacagatggacagaaagCTTGGTAGGTGCGATGAGGCCCTCTTGTGGCCGCTTTTCCCTTAACTCCATATTAAACGTGGGTATTTCAGACATAAAATTAATTACCATAACATGTAGAAGTAATACAAAGATAAAATCTGCCCTTTGAGATTAGCAGGTTTTCTTTATTAGGGCAATTTAGCACCTTAGGAGCTAAAAACAAAGAGGTAAAAAAGTAACAACAAATGAATCTCATCAagtaagaaaatatttaaaaaaaacacatacacacaattaATGTACCAATTTTAATTCATTCTAAATATTATACATCTCagctctgttttattatttttattttttatttttatttttttttattttttttatgaaatagatataaaaaaatatatatatatatacatttataaaatagGAGCTCTTATTAAATGCAGAACACAgagttcctgtttttttaaatcatcatcAGATCCTCGGAAACACGATGACACAGAAACTCATTATCAAATTCAAATAATACTTTGATGGATTGGATTTATTCTGCTTCAGACACTGAAGCAGATGGAACGAGCTGTTCCCAAACAGGTGACCCGACCCGCTTGTGTTCAAAACAAGCGGGTCGGGTCACTGTTGCTCCTGAGAGGCACAGCGAAAACCAAGATTAG contains:
- the LOC114856390 gene encoding leucine-rich repeat neuronal protein 1-like yields the protein MAPSATRRPPLLWLCAGLLLALPAPARAKACPRLCVCEIRPWFTPQSTYKEAITVDCNDLRLTRIPANLSANAQVLLLQSNAISRTGGELEALFNLTELDLSQNNFSTVEAVGLRGMNHLTTLHLEENQITKLPDRCLGNLSNLQELYMNHNQISSIAPLAFAGLRSLLRLHLNSNKLSVIDSRWFEETPNLEILMIGENPVIGLLDMNFKPLGSLRSLVLAGMDLTDVPANAFVGLDNLESISFYDNKLVRIPQLALQKVPNLKFLDLNKNPVHKIQEGDFRNMLRLKELGVNNMMELVSIDRYALDNLPELTKLEATNNPKLSYIHRLAFRDMPSLESLMLNSNALTALYKSTVEVLPNLREISLHSNPLRCDCVIQWMASNRTTVRFMEPLSMLCASPEELKGRRVRELRPLEPSEQCLPLISHDTFPGHVSLDLGASVSLDCRAMAEPEPDIYWVTPLGSKIATDTASERYHLSSEGTLRLSHVQVEDSGHYTCVAQNTEGADTRVVTVRVNGTLLDTAQVMKIYVKQTESHSILVSWKVNSNVMSSNLKWASATMKIDNPHITYTARVPVDVHEYNLTHLQPATEYEVCLTVSNVHLQTHKSCVNVTTRGATFSLDLSEQHPSAAVLAVMAAMLAFLSLATAAIYTARRWKRKNYHHSLKKYMLKTSSIPLNELYPPLINLWEADGDKDKDGGAEAKPSPVDTTRSYYMW